A part of Nocardioides sp. WS12 genomic DNA contains:
- a CDS encoding nucleotidyltransferase domain-containing protein: protein MRSIPTDFDATVVADIDARLAAVAVEHGVRVPWAIESGSRAWGFASPDSDYDCRFFYVRSRKAYADLWPSRDVIETPLEGLLDVNGWDLRKAVRLAVAGNATVGEWLRSPWVYTGDEQFRDDLLDLVVAVTDPVRVRRHHLHVGRAQWAHADEGAGSVRLKRVFYAIRPAVTLHWLDTNSGVPPMNLDELLAETDVPDDVRAEIAGVRDLKSRTRELGSAPAPRAIAQWAESTFAAVDDAFHAPDDGLKDRATDGFLALVDRWAPDGS from the coding sequence ATGCGCTCCATCCCCACCGACTTCGATGCAACCGTGGTCGCCGACATCGACGCCCGCCTGGCGGCCGTCGCGGTGGAGCACGGTGTCCGCGTCCCGTGGGCGATCGAGAGCGGCAGTCGTGCCTGGGGATTCGCCTCGCCGGACAGTGACTACGACTGCCGGTTCTTCTATGTCCGGTCCCGCAAGGCGTACGCCGACCTGTGGCCGTCGCGTGACGTGATCGAGACGCCGCTCGAGGGGCTCCTGGACGTCAATGGCTGGGATCTGCGCAAAGCCGTTCGGCTGGCCGTCGCCGGCAACGCGACGGTTGGGGAGTGGCTGCGCTCGCCCTGGGTCTACACCGGCGACGAGCAATTCCGCGATGACCTGCTGGACCTGGTCGTCGCCGTGACCGATCCCGTCCGGGTGCGACGCCACCACCTGCACGTCGGCCGGGCGCAGTGGGCGCACGCGGACGAAGGTGCCGGAAGTGTCCGGCTGAAGCGGGTCTTCTACGCGATCCGGCCCGCGGTCACGCTGCACTGGCTCGACACGAACTCGGGCGTCCCGCCGATGAACCTCGACGAACTGCTCGCCGAGACGGATGTTCCTGATGACGTTCGTGCCGAGATCGCAGGCGTGCGTGATCTCAAGTCCCGTACGCGGGAACTGGGAAGTGCGCCTGCTCCGCGGGCCATCGCACAGTGGGCAGAGTCCACCTTCGCTGCGGTGGATGACGCGTTCCACGCGCCCGACGACGGGCTGAAGGACCGGGCAACGGACGGTTTCCTGGCGCTGGTCGACCGATGGGCGCCCGACGGTTCCTGA
- a CDS encoding DUF3105 domain-containing protein, whose translation MTQPPPYGPPPTEPPNWQPPTQAAPPQAPPPYAPPGYAPPPNWPPAQYQPAFGSPGLPPRKSRALPVVVAVLLAIVVLSVAVLVPVLLTRGDDDDAVARGDTDGSGVDTSNLSAVQEFEGLTNQHLALGESKDYPQSPSVGGDHAPVWLECGVYDEPVPEVNVVHDLEHGTTWLTYREDLVDEDGVDELAGLLPSNGIMSPYPDQDAPVVITVWGRQLELTGPEDPRIKLFITKFAAGDTAPEPFASCHGGVDPDDLDNIGGTAA comes from the coding sequence GTGACCCAGCCGCCGCCGTACGGCCCGCCACCCACGGAACCGCCTAACTGGCAGCCGCCGACCCAGGCTGCGCCTCCGCAGGCTCCGCCGCCGTACGCACCGCCGGGATACGCGCCGCCGCCGAACTGGCCGCCGGCGCAGTACCAGCCCGCCTTCGGTTCGCCGGGCCTTCCGCCGCGCAAGAGCCGCGCGCTGCCCGTCGTGGTCGCGGTGCTCCTGGCGATCGTGGTGCTCTCGGTCGCCGTGCTCGTCCCGGTGCTGTTGACCCGTGGCGACGATGACGACGCCGTCGCCAGGGGGGACACGGACGGTTCGGGCGTGGACACCAGCAACCTCAGCGCGGTCCAGGAGTTCGAGGGGCTGACCAACCAGCACCTGGCGCTGGGGGAGTCGAAGGATTACCCGCAGTCGCCGTCGGTCGGTGGCGACCATGCACCGGTCTGGCTCGAGTGCGGTGTGTACGACGAACCGGTCCCCGAGGTCAACGTCGTGCACGACCTGGAGCACGGCACCACGTGGCTCACCTATCGCGAGGACCTCGTCGACGAGGACGGCGTGGACGAGCTCGCGGGGCTCCTGCCGTCCAACGGGATCATGTCGCCGTACCCGGACCAGGACGCGCCGGTGGTGATCACGGTCTGGGGACGTCAGCTCGAGCTCACTGGACCCGAGGATCCGCGGATCAAGCTCTTCATCACGAAGTTCGCGGCCGGTGACACCGCGCCCGAGCCGTTCGCCTCCTGCCACGGCGGGGTGGACCCCGACGACCTTGACAACATCGGTGGCACGGCCGCCTGA
- a CDS encoding thiamine-binding protein has translation MLVAFSISPTTADDTGSVSEAVAAAVRVVRESGLPNETNAMFTNIEGEWDEVMAVVKKAVDVVAAVSPRVGLVLKADIRPGFTGEMTAKVERVEKALEQ, from the coding sequence ATGCTCGTCGCCTTCAGCATCAGCCCCACGACCGCCGATGACACCGGAAGTGTGTCGGAGGCCGTCGCTGCCGCGGTACGCGTGGTCCGGGAGTCCGGGCTGCCGAACGAGACCAACGCGATGTTCACGAACATCGAAGGGGAGTGGGACGAGGTGATGGCCGTGGTCAAGAAGGCCGTCGACGTCGTGGCTGCTGTTTCGCCGCGGGTCGGCCTCGTGCTCAAGGCGGACATCCGTCCCGGCTTCACCGGCGAGATGACGGCCAAGGTCGAGCGCGTCGAGAAGGCGCTCGAGCAGTGA